Proteins encoded by one window of Papio anubis isolate 15944 chromosome 7, Panubis1.0, whole genome shotgun sequence:
- the KIF26A gene encoding kinesin-like protein KIF26A isoform X2 has translation MCCALGYPGLSLPLQVPGAVVSLPLGSSYALSPSLQAEAAVAAVAVADTVREGPPVAGPDGLSKAWGRGGACTSALVTPTPGSVGGSTGPSAAASFFIRAVQKLSLASKRKKPHPPPPPATRGASTYPTDFSGVLQLWPPPAPPCLLRAASKTKDNPGSIGKVKVMLRIWPAQGAQRSAEAMSFLKVDPRKKQVILYDPTAGPPGSAGPRRAATAAVPKMFAFDAVFPQDSEQAEVCSGTVADVLQSVVSGADGCIFSFGHMSLGKSYTMIGKDSSPQSLGIVPCAISWLFRLIEERRERTGTRFSVRVSAVEVCGRDQSLRDLLAEVAPGSLQDAQSPGVYLREDPVCGAQLQNQSELRAPTAEKAAFYLDAALAARSTSRAGCSEDARRSSHMWFTLHVYQYRMEKCGRGGMSGGRSRLHLIDLGSCEAASGRTGEATGGPLCLSLSALGSVILALVNGAKHVPYRDHRLTMLLRESLATAGCRTTMIAHVSDAPAQHAETLSTVQLAARIHRLRRKKAKYASSSSGGESSCEEGRARRPPHLRPFHPRTVALDPDLMPPCLPGDPDYSSSSEQSCDTVIYVGPGGAALSDRELTDNEGPPDFVPIIPALSRHRPSKGPRDADHFRCSTFAELQERLECMDGSEGPSGGPGGTDGAQASPARGGRKPSPPEAASPRKAMGTPMAASTPRGSSGPDTPQSAPEPCKATVWGDQREDGSTWPQLVVPEKAAVVGGRRPLPSPAPPPPQLLETCRAPEEPGGEGTDGVARTPPVGMSGQVAGSPMIPGATCPRLAAGSRCPERGLLTTTVTLQRPVELNGEDELVFTVVEELSLGGLAGAGRPTSLASFDSDCSLRALASGSRPVSIISSINDEFDAYTSQAPEEGPLEGAAWAGSSHGSSISSWLSEVSICTADSRGPTPQPPFSPDSLAGLDPGGPPALDGSLGDGSSGFLEPDRPDSPGPTWGLCPGEVAAVAPSRPGREPQAGPSRGASAAQTIHSSLPRKPKTASATTRVGCTRPGQSPPGRGGLFEDPWLLRTGECDVQAAFAGRAPSPTLGSPRLPEAQAMLACAQRVVDGCEVAARAARRPEAVARIPPLRRGATTLGVTVPAASWGDAPAEVVACSGSLKASPTSKKSLAPKGGFLPRPSGAAPPAPPMRKSSLEHRSSPALAPPHAVNLPRAGAAAVLRGEEEPRPGSRADHSVPRATSSLKARASKVEAAHRLAGHASLERYEGLAHSSSKGREAPGRPPRAVPKLGMPPSSPTHSPAPACRSGAAKAVGAPKPPAGGGKGRSLVAGGSRALGPSVKLSAGSVPGRSPGGPVAGPRAAPRAGPSVGAKAGRGTIMGTKQALRAAHSRVHELSASGAPGRGGSSWGSADSDSGHDSGVNVGEERPPPGPALPSPYSKVTAPRRPQRYSSGHGSDNSSVLSGELPPAMGRTALFHHSGGSSGYESLRRDSEATGSASSAPDSMSESGAASPGARTRSLKSPKKRATGLQRRRLIPAPLPDSSALGRKPSLPGQWVDLPPPLAGSLKEPFEIKVYEIDDVERLQRPRPTPREAPTQPSQDTKGLACVSTRLRLVERRQQRLREVQAKHEHLCEELAETQGRLMLEPGRWLEQFEVDPELEPESAEYLAALERATAALEQCVNLCKAHVMMVTCFDISVAASAAVPGTQEVDV, from the exons GTGAAGGTTATGCTTCGGATCTGGCCCGCACAGGGGGCCCAGCGCTCGGCCGAGGCCATGTCCTTCCTGAAGGTGGACCCTCGGAAGAAGCAGGTGATCCTCTATGATCCCACCGCCGGTCCCCCAGGCAGCGCAGGCCCCCGGCGAGCCGCCACTGCTGCAGTTCCCAAGATGTTTGCCTTCGATGCCGTCTTCCCCCAGGACTCCGAGCAG GCCGAAGTCTGCTCGGGGACCGTGGCCGACGTGCTCCAGTCGGTGGTCAGCGGGGCTGATGGCTGCATTTTTTCCTTTGGCCACATGAGCCTGG GCAAGTCGTACACCATGATCGGGAAGGACAGCTCGCCGCAGAGCCTGGGCATCGTGCCCTGCGCCATCTCCTGGCTCTTCAGGCTCATCGAGGAGCGTAGGGAGAGGACGGGCACCCGCTTCTCCGTCCGGGTCTCAGCTGTGGAGGTGTGCGGGCGTGACCAGAGCCTGCGGGACCTGCTGGCCGAGGTGGCCCCTGGCAGCCTCCAGGACGCCCAGTCTCCGGGAGTGTACCTGCGGGAGGACCCTGTGTGTGGGGCACAG CTCCAGAACCAGAGCGAGCTGCGGGCACCCACGGCCGAGAAGGCGGCCTTCTACCTGGATGCGGCCCTGGCGGCCCGCAGCACCAGCCGAGCGGGCTGCAGTGAGGACGCCCGACGCAGCTCCCACATGTGGTTCACGCTGCACGTCTACCAGTACCGAATGGAGAAGTGCGGCCGGGGAGGAA TGTCCGGAGGCCGCAGCCGCCTGCACCTCATCGACCTGGGCAGCTGTGAGGCGGCATCTGGCAGGACCGGGGAGGCTACTGGGGGTCCCCTGTGTCTGTCCCTGTCGGCCCTGGGCAGCGTCATCTTGGCCCTGGTCAATGGAGCCAAGCATGTGCCGTACCG GGACCACAGGCTCACCATGCTGCTGCGTGAGTCCCTGGCCACCGCCGGCTGCCGCACCACCATGATCGCCCACGTGTCGGACGCGCCAGCGCAGCACGCGGAGACACTCAGCACCGTGCAGCTCGCTGCCCGCATCCACCGCCTGCGCAGGAAGAAGGCCAAG TATGCCTCCAGCTCCTCTGGCGGGGAGAGCTCCTGCGAGGAAGGCCGGGCCCGTCGGCCCCCGCACCTGCGGCCCTTCCACCCACGCACTGTGGCACTGGACCCCGACCTCATGCCCCCCTGCCTGCCTGGCGACCCCGATTACTCCTCCAGCAGCGAGCAGTCCTGTGACACGGTCATCTATGTGGGGCCTGGTGGAGCAGCGCTGTCAGACCGGGAGCTCACCGACAATGAAGGTCCGCCTGACTTCGTGCCCATCATCCCTGCCCTGAGCCGCCACCGGCCCTCCAAGGGCCCCCGAGACGCAGACCACTTCCGCTGCAGCACCTTCGCGGAGCTGCAGGAGCGGCTGGAATGCATGGACGGCAGTGAGGGTCCCTCAGGAGGTCCAGGTGGCACCGATGGAGCTCAGGCCAGCCCTGCCCGTGGGGGCCGGAAGCCCTCGCCACCGGAGGCTGCATCCCCCAGGAAGGCCATGGGCACCCCGATGGCTGCCAGCACCCCTCGAGGCAGCTCTGGCCCAGACACCCCCCAGAGTGCCCCTGAGCCCTGCAAGGCCACTGTCTGGGGTGACCAGAGAGAGGATGGCAGCACTTGGCCCCAGCTGGTGGTCCCGGAAAAGGCCGCAGTGGTTGGAGGCAGGAGGCCATTGCCCAGCCCGGCTCCCCCACCCCCTCAGTTGCTGGAAACCTGCAGAGCCCCGGAGGAGCCTGGGGGAGAGGGCACTGATGGAGTGGCACGGACCCCTCCCGTGGGCATGAGTGGGCAGGTGGCTGGGTCCCCGATGATTCCTGGGGCCACCTGCCCCCGCCTGGCTGCTGGCAGTCGCTGTCCGGAGCGGGGCCTGCTCACCACCACGGTGACCCTGCAGCGGCCTGTGGAGCTCAACGGCGAGGACGAGCTGGTGTTCACGGTGGTGGAGGAGCTGTCCCTGGGGGGGCTTGCTGGAGCTGGGCGGCCCACCAGCCTGGCTAGCTTCGACAGCGACTGCTCCCTGCGGGCCTTGGCCTCGGGATCCCGGCCGGTCAGCATCATTAGCAGCATCAACGATGAGTTCGACGCCTACACCTCTCAGGCCCCTGAGGAGGGACCCCTGGAGGGGGCGGCCTGGGCCGGCAGCAGTCACGGCTCCTCCATCAGCTCCTGGCTCAGCGAGGTCAGCATCTGTACTGCCGACAGCCGTGGCCCCACGCCGCAGCCCCCCTTCAGCCCCGACTCGCTGGCAGGGCTTGACCCTGGGGGCCCCCCTGCCCTGGATGGTTCCTTGGGGGATGGCAGCTCTGGGTTCCTGGAGCCAGACAGACCTGACAGTCCCGGGCCAACCTGGGGTCTGTGCCCTGGGGAAGTGGCTGCAGTGGCCCCATCCCGACCCGGCAGGGAGCCCCAGGCCGGGCCCTCGCGGGGGGCATCTGCAGCACAGACCATCCACTCCAGCCTCCCCCGGAAACCGAAGACTGCCTCTGCCACCACCCGTGTGGGCTGCACTCGCCCGGGCCAGAGCCCACCTGGCCGTGGAGGCCTCTTTGAGGACCCGTGGCTGCTCCGGACAGGGGAGTGTGATGTCCAGGCAGCTTTTGCCGGCAGGGCCCCCAGCCCCACACTTGGCTCCCCCCGGCTGCCTGAGGCCCAGGCGATGCTAGCCTGTGCCCAGAGAGTGGTGGACGGGTGTGAGGTGGCAGCCAGGGCGGCCCGCAGGCCAGAGGCTGTGGCTCGGATCCCACCGCTGCGGAGGGGTGCCACCACGCTGGGTGTGACAGTGCCAGCTGCGTCCTGGGGGGATGCTCCAGCAGAGGTGGTGGCCTGCTCGGGCAGCCTGAAGGCCTCCCCCACCAGCAAGAAGAGTCTGGCTCCCAAGGGGGGCTTCCTCCCGAGGCCCAGTGGGGCGGCCCCCCCGGCCCCACCCATGAGAAAGTCCAGCCTGGAGCACAGGAGCAGCCCGGCCTTGGCGCCTCCCCATGCTGTGAACCTGCCGCGTGCCGGGGCTGCTGCCGTCCTTCGAGGGGAGGAGGAGCCCAGGCCCGGCAGCCGGGCTGACCACTCTGTCCCCAGGGCCACGTCCAGCCTGAAGGCCCGGGCCAGCAAGGTAGAAGCGGCACATCGTCTTGCCGGCCACGCGTCTCTGGAGCGGTACGAAGGCCTGGCGCACAGCAGCAGCAAGGGCCGGGAAGCCCCTGGGCGGCCTCCCCGAGCCGTACCCAAGCTGGGTATGCCACCGTCCAGCCCCACACACAGTCCAGCTCCTGCCTGTAGGAGCGGCGCAGCCAAGGCTGTGGGGGCCCCCAAGCCCCCTGCAGGTGGAGGCAAGGGCCGTAGCCTAGTGGCTGGCGGGTCGCGGGCTCTGGGGCCTTCGGTGAAGCTGTCGGCGGGTTCTGTGCCGGGCCGGAGCCCTGGCGGCCCTGTGGCCGGTCCCAGAGCAGCCCCACGGGCCGGGCCCAGTGTCGGGGCCAAGGCCGGCCGGGGTACCATCATGGGCACCAAGCAGGCGCTCCGGGCTGCTCACAGCCGTGTCCATGAGCTGTCGGCCAGTGGAGCCCCGGGCCGAGGTGGCTCCTCTTGGGGCTCAGCGGACTCGGACAGCGGCCACGACAGCGGTGTGAATGTTGGGGAGGAGCGGCCACCCCCAGGCCCAGCCTTGCCCTCACCCTACAGCAAGGTGACTGCCCCCCGGCGGCCCCAGCGCTACAGCAGCGGCCATGGCAGTGACAACAGCAGCGTGCTGAGTGGAGAGCTGCCGCCCGCCATGGGCCGCACCGCCCTTTTCCACCACAGTGGTGGCAGCAGCGGCTATGAGAGTCTGCGGCGTGACAGCGAGGCCACTGGCAGCGCCTCCTCTGCTCCTGACTCCATGAGCGAGAGTGGGGCTGCCTCCCCAGGTGCCCGCACCCGCAGCCTCAAGTCCCCCAAGAAGAGGGCCACAG GTCTGCAGCGGCGGCGCCTCATTCCCGCCCCACTGCCCGACTCTTCTGCCCTGGGCCGCAAGCCCAGCCTCCCCGGGCAGTGGGTGGACCTGCCCCCGCCCCTGGCCGGCTCCCTGAAGGAGCCGTTTGAGATCAAGGTGTACGAGATTGACGACGTGGAGCGCCTTCAGCGGCCCCGCCCCACCCCGAGGGAGGCCCCCACCCAG CCCTCCCAGGACACGAAG GGTCTGGCGTGTGTCAGTACAAGGCTGCGGTTGGTGGAGCGCAGGCAGCAGCGGCTACGGGAGGTGCAGGCCAAGCACGAGCACTTGTGTGAGGAGCTGGCCGAGACCCAGGGCCGGCTGATGCTGGAGCCTGGCCGCTGGCTGGAGCAGT tTGAGGTGGACCCGGAGCTGGAGCCTGAGTCGGCCGAGTACCTGGCGGCCCTGGAGCGAGCCACGGCAGCCCTGGAGCAGTGCGTGAACCTGTGCAAGGCGCACGTCATGATGGTCACCTGCTTCGACATCAGCGTTGCAGCCAGTGCTGCCGTCCCGGGGACGCAGGAGGTGGACGTCTGA